One window of the Rosa rugosa chromosome 3, drRosRugo1.1, whole genome shotgun sequence genome contains the following:
- the LOC133739598 gene encoding patatin-like protein 2, whose amino-acid sequence MERTKSIPLQPPTYGNLITVLSIDGGGIRGLIPGTILAFLESELQKLDGEDVRLADYFDVISGTSTGGLVTAMLTTPDENNRPMFAAKDIKDFYLTHSPKIFPQKTWWLFARLINIIKSLVGPKYDGKYLHSLIREKLGDKKLHQTLTNVVIPAFDIKNLQPTIFSSFEVKKKPSFDALLSDISIATSAAPTYLPAYYFETKDAEGKVREFNLIDGGVAANNPTLVAIGEVTKEIIKGSSDFFPIKPMDYGRFLVISLGTGSPKIELKYNAPSAAKWGILNWLTSGGSTPIINVFSHASADMVDLHLSVVFQALHSEKNYLRIQDDTLSGKVSSVDVATKKNLNDLLGVGEGLLKKPVSRVNLENGRFEASNHETNEEALIRFAKLLSEEKWLRLARSPHGNCDMPMPNSH is encoded by the exons ATGGAAAGAACCAAAAGCATCCCACTACAGCCACCAACTTATGGAAACCTAATCACTGTTCTAAGCATCGATGGAGGTGGAATAAGAGGGCTTATCCCAGGAACAATCCTTGCTTTTCTTGAATCTGAGCTTCAG AAGCTGGATGGAGAAGATGTGAGACTCGCCGACTACTTTGATGTGATTTCAGGGACAAGCACAGGAGGTCTTGTGACTGCCATGCTTACAACCCCAGATGAGAATAACAGACCGATGTTTGCTGCTAAAGATATAAAGGACTTCTACCTTACTCATAGCCCCAAAATCTTCCCCCAGAAGAC ATGGTGGCTGTTTGCTCGTCTTATAAACATCATCAAATCTCTAGTAGGACCAAAATACGATGGGAAGTATCTACATAGCTTGATTAGGGAAAAACTTGGTGACAAGAAACTGCATCAGACATTGACTAATGTTGTCATTCCTGCGTTTGATATAAAGAATCTCCAGCCAACAATCTTTTCCAGCTTTGAG GTGAAAAAGAAGCCATCCTTTGATGCTTTGCTTTCAGACATAAGCATCGCAACCTCAGCAGCACCAACTTATCTTCCAGCTTATTATTTTGAAACCAAGGACGCGGAAGGGAAAGTAAGAGAATTCAACCTTATAGATGGTGGGGTAGCTGCAAATAATCCG ACTCTAGTTGCTATTGGTGAAGTTACAAAGGAAATAATCAAGGGGAGCTCCGACTTTTTCCCTATAAAACCTATGGACTATGGAAGGTTTTTGGTTATATCATTAGGAACTGGCTCACCAAAAATTGAATTGAAGTACAATGCGCCGAGCGCAGCTAAATGGGGTATCTTGAATTGGTTAACCAGCGGTGGTTCCACTCCAATCATTAACGTTTTTAGTCATGCAAGTGCCGATATGGTCGATCTTCACCTTTCTGTAGTTTTCCAAGCCCTTCACTCAGAGAAAAATTATCTTCGAATTCAG GATGACACGCTAAGTGGAAAAGTATCTTCGGTGGATGTAGCCACGAAGAAAAATTTGAACGATCTCCTAGGAGTTGGAGAAGGCCTATTGAAGAAACCAGTGTCTAGGGTTAATTTGGAGAATGGCAGATTTGAGGCTTCCAATCATGAGACCAACGAAGAGGCTCTTATAAG GTTTGCAAAACTACTCTCTGAAGAGAAGTGGCTTCGCCTTGCAAGGTCGCCCCACGGAAATTGTGACATGCCCATGCCGAACTCCCATTGA